One region of Equus caballus isolate H_3958 breed thoroughbred chromosome 23, TB-T2T, whole genome shotgun sequence genomic DNA includes:
- the LOC138920360 gene encoding spermatogenesis-associated protein 31D1-like: protein MEFSQWNVLSFLNCPFELCLNCGSALLDTDPNLTILWWLLLLLLCYLVGIPSLPTFWKAKDFQKHQGRARRRKGGTSRGWRYYERETEEKRKLISILKSPLGQHHDTIHFRQLLCPDPFCEVCNSATAEVNRLLFLEEMEDDTSSVSSAVSTASVTESSFTLSSAFSEVPPGGRTPAPLPEPSLPRPPLSHLTQ, encoded by the exons atggagttcagtcaatggaatgttctttcatttctgaattgcCCCTTTGAGTTGTGTCTGAATTGTGGCTCAGCATTGTTGGATACTGACCCCAACCTCACCATCCTGTGGTGGTTGCTCCTTCTGCTCCTGTGCtacctggtggggattccatctttaccaaccttctggaaaGCCAAAGACTTCCAAAAG catcagggcagagccaggagaagGAAAGGTGGAACATCAAGAG gttggagatattatgagagggaaacagaggagaaaaggaagctgatttctattctgaaaag CCCCCTGGGCCAGCATCATGATACCATCCACTTTCGTCAACTGTTATGTCCTGACCCCTTCTGTGAAGTGTGTAATAGTGCGACTGCTGAGGTCAATCGGCTGCTGTTTCTGGAGgaaatggaagatgatacttccTCTGTGTCCTCTGCGGTTTCCACAGCTTCTGTGACTGaatcatcattcactctgtcctctgccttctcagaagtccctccaggaggcCGAACACCAGCCCCTCTGCCTGAGCCTTCCCTACCACGCCCTCCactctctcacctaacccaatga